The stretch of DNA GTATCTCCTATGAAATTCGCGGTATGGAGAATATGACTGCGGTCCTCGATCAGCCTGTAGTTGTCCTCAGCAAGCACCAATCGGCTTATGAAACCATTGCTTATATTGCTTTGCTCCCTAAGCAAGTCTGCTTTGTCTTTAAGCGAGAATTGCTCTGGATTCCATTTTTTGGCTGGGCCTTGGCTTTGCTCAAAATGATTCATATCAACCGGGCTAGCAAAGAGTCAGCGGCGCTGTCCGTGGTGGGACAAGGGCGTAAGCGCCTCAGCGAGGGCAAGTGGATATTGTTATTTCCAGAGGGTACGAGAACGCCTACAGGCTCACATCAACCCTATAGCAAGGGTGGCGCAAGACTTGCTAGCGCTACCGAGGCTTTAGTTATTCCTATTGCGCACAATGCAGGTCGTTGCTGGCCCAAGAATAGCTTTATGAAACAAGCAGGCACCGTCATTTTTTCGATTGGCCCCGCCATTCCCTCTGCCGGCAAGACAGGCGGACAATTACATCAAGAAGTAGAGCGCTGGATTGAGGCAGAAATGCGAGTGATTGATCCTACTGCGTACCCGTAATTTACATTACTAGAGAATTAAGCAGTGAGCGTTTTAGCCCACTCAACATAGCGCTCCACTGAAATATCCTGGGCACGTGCTTTTAACTCAGACTCTGACAAAGTAATTCTGTCGGCGTAGGAAGATAAGTTGGTGCGCAACATTTTTCTTCTCTGAGAGAAGGCTGCTGCCACCACCTTCTCTAGGGCGCGCCACTGAGCATCATTCAAATCAAAATCTTGCCTAGGAATCATGCGCACAACTGCGGAGTTGACCTTAGGCTGGGGATCAAATGCTTCAGGAGGCACCTCCAATACCAACTCCATGTCATAACGTGCTTGCAGCATGACCGATAGTCTAGAAAACTCTGAGCCCCCTGCCTTAGAAACCATCCGCTCTACTACCTCAGCCTGAAGCATAAATACTTGCTCATCAATGACATGCGCTGCAGATACCAAATGAAAGAGTAGCGGTGAAGAGATGTTGTAAGGCAGATTGCCCACTACCTTGCATGAAACGCCATCAGCAGATTTAGCCTTAGCCCAACCCAGAAAGTCATATTGGAGTGCATCTCCCTCAATGACGTTAAGCCCTTTCAGGTCCTCTTGCTTCCAATATGCCACTAAGTCTCGGTCAATCTCCAGGAGATCTAAGTGATCAAGATTACTAAGCAAGGGTCTAGTCAGCGCGCCTAAACCAGGACCAATTTCCATGATGTGCATATTGGCATCAGGGTTGATGGCAGCGACGATCGAATAAATAACACCTGAGTCTTGTAAAAAATTTTGGCCAAAGCGTTTTCGTGCTTGATGCTTCATGTGGATATATTTCTATTTTTAGAATGGTGTGCTAATTGATAAGCCAAGCGAAGTGCCTCCAACATGCTACTGGAATCAGCGATTCCCTGACCAGCAATATCCAAAGCTGTGCCATGGTCTACAGAAGTTCGAATGATTGGCAAACCTAAAGTCACATTCACTCCACCACCAAAACTAACAAACTTAAAAGGTGCCAAGCCTTGATCGTGATACATCGCAATAAAAGCGTCTACTGTTTCTAAAGCGCCAGCATCAAACATCGTGTCGCCAGGATAAGGCCCGCTTACCTGAATACCTAGAGCCTGAGCAGCCTTGATTGCAGGAATAATCATATCGATTTCTTCATGACCTAAATATCCAGACTCTCCCGCATGAGGGTTCAAGCCTGAGACTCGAATCGATGGCATTGCAATTCCAAATCGAGTACGCAGATCCTGATCCACAATCTGGATTGTTTCCAAAATATAATCCTGACTTAACGCAGCAGGCACATCCTTTAAAGGTAAATGGGTTGTTACTAGGGCCACCCTCAAATCTCGCGACTGATGCAGCCCTAAAAATCCTGTTGGTAAGCTTGCACAAAGCATCATCACTACATGATCTTGTTTGCACAAATTGGCAAGGTATTCTGTGTGGCCTGAGAAAAAACTACTCCCCACGGGGAGGCCATCATTGATCACACTCTTGTGTACTGGCGCCGTTACCATGGCATCAAATCGACCCTCAAGACAAGCAGTCGTTGCATTATCGAGAATATCCAGAACATACTGAGCATTGGCCGGATCAAGTTGACCGAGCCTTACTGGCACTGTTAGAGGATTAGATTGAACATGCAAGCGGTCGCTGACCTCTGCAGGAATAGCCGTATTGGAAAAAAGGCTGCTATCCCCCAGCAGAGTAATTTGAACCTCAGACTGCTCTTTCAGAAATGCAAGTGCAGCTGCAATAGAAACCTCGGGCCCTACTCCTGCTGGCTCACCGGAGCAAATAACGAGATTAACGGGGGCTGGATGCTGGATCATCGGCATTAATGATCTTGACTGTCGCTGTGTCGCGCAATTCACGTAACCAGTCTTGATAGGCTTGGTCGAACTTACGCTCCCGAATCGCTGCACGGGCAAACTGACGCTGTTTCTCTATAGTCAATTGCGCCTCACGACGTTCAAGCACCTGAATTAAGTGCCAGCCAAACTCCGTTTTTACTGGATTACTGACTTCCCCAATTTGCAGGCGATTCATTGCCTGATCAAACTCAGGTACTAAATCTCCTGGCCCCATCCAGCCGAGATTTCCACCATTCGCAGCCGAGCCATCTTCAGAATATTTTTTAGCCAGCTCACCAAAGTCTGCCGTTTTAGCGCGCACTTGATCTCGATAACCCGCTAAACGTCTCTCGGCATCTTGGTCTGTTAAGCCCTCACGGCTCCGCAGCAAAATATGACGGGACATTGTCTGCGTCACCATAATGTTCTGAGGCGTAGTAGGTGTACCTTCTTGAGGAGCGGCTTGCTGAGGCTCAGCATTGGCAACTAGCGCACGACGATCTAATACTTTCAAGACATGGTAACCAGCAGGACTTTTAACCACCGCATTGGCAACCTGACCGCTACCTGTATTTCTAATAGCATCGTAAAATAACTGTGGAAGGCGGTCGGGCGTGCGATAGCCCAATTCCTGAAACTTAATCTTGGGATTATCTTTTGCAGCTAAGGCGCCCAACTGCAAGAAATCGACATCTCCTCGGGCATCCCGCAATAAAGACTCTGCCTTTTTCTTTGCCTCTGCCTGAGCGCCCGCTCCTGCAGCGGCATCAGCTGGAATAAAGATCTGCGCCACATCTATTTCTTCTGGCTCACCCTTGCCCGCTGGGGTAGATCGAGTAGTGCCTGTGCCTGTGCCTGCCCCTGCGCCTGCGACAGCACGATTGCGATCAGTAATAAAGTTATCAATTTCTGCATCAGAAATTTTGACTTTAGCCTCTACTTCACGTTCACGATACCGACTCAAAATGACATCGTCACGCAACATTTGTCGGTAACGCTCATAAGTACTGCCAGTAGCAACAATTTTGACTTTCAATTCAGCAAGTGAAAGTTTGTTCTTTACAGCAATGTCTCCGATAATTTTATCGAGCTCTTTGTTGCTTACAGAAACTCCTTCTTGCTCTGCATTTTGTAATTGAATTTTTTCAATAATCAAACGCTCTAATACAGTCTTACGCAACGTAGCAGCATCAGGCAGTTTGCCTCCCTGTTTTTGTAGGGCCGCGATACGATCATCAATTTCTTTGCGGGTCACAAAGCCGGTATTGACTACGGCAGCCACACCATCAATATTCCGAATTTTGCTTTCTACAGTTGGCGCAGTCTTTGGACTGTTTTGCGCCAAAGCGAACTGTGGCAGTAAGGAAGCGCCAAGCCAAAGAATGGCAGCTAAGGCTTGTTTGAATGAAGTGCTATGCATCATTGATAGTTCTCATATATTGAAGGCGGTATAGGCTTAGAGGTAGGCAGATATCCTGGGATATTTAGCTTCATGATATCAACTGGATTACTTCCGGCGCTACCAAAGCCCCTAAATTCAATTTGGAATAAAACCTGCGTGGTGGTAATTTGTGAAGTATTGAGTACTTGTGAGTAGGCACCTCTGAATGTCCAGCAGTCCCGCATCCACTCAAGCGCAACCAAAGTATTTAGTGTTTTTGTTGATAAGGCGTCGTAGCCCCAACGCCCTAGAACCGAAACCTCACGCGTCAAGGGCCATTGGCCGGACACGTTATATTGGTCGGTAGTGGTCTGAGCTAGCGTCGCTGGAGTGGGTCCAAAGGACTGTGTTGGCGGAGTCCAAACATTTCGGTAACCGAAATTAAGACTGCGGCCAGGCGTTGGACGCCAGCTACCACCCACGGTTGTTTGAACAAATTTGTTTAACTGGGTGTTGTACTGCCCAAACATATCAGCACTAAAGTTACCAAGTAGGCGTATCGATCCCGAGCCCAAAGTGTCAGAATAGGTACTTGGGTTAATGATGTTGCCGTTCAATCCCACTTTTTGAGGCGTGAACGACTGTCTTTGAGCAAGAGTGACGTTGGCACGCTCCGCGCCAGTACCCGCCTCAATCATGCGACTCGTGATGCCCCCAGTTAACTTGTTGTTGTCGGCAATGCGATCATTACCGACGAACGTGTTTTCACTAAAAATCTGGGTTACACCAAAGCCGGCATCGGAAGTATCAAATAGAGGTGTCATTGCCTGACTTTGATATGGGGTATACACATAATAGGCTCGGGGCTCCATTGTGAGCAGCATGTCACGCCCAAAAAATCCTTTGAGTTCTGCCGCATCTCTTTCGAATGACAAACCTGAATCTAAGCTCAGTGTAGGAATAGCAAACCCTTGGGGAGGTGGCGCACCCAGCGTTACGGACGTTGCCGCGTAGTTATTCGCCTGAAAGCTCACCTTAGGGGTCACGTAATAACCCGGTGTAATTTGAGGTAAGGCCATAGCGCCTTTAATGACTGTCCGGTCAGCCTGGCTATATAAGTAGCCTGCTGGAGCTGCCGCTAAATTACTGTTCACGTTATAGGAAAACCGCGTGTAATCCGTTGAGAAGGTGGTTACTGGCCCAGAAGGCAAAGCAAGGTACTTTCCAGAGGCATCGGCTACTGTGGGGGTAAGGCGATTACTGTAGCTCGCATTGACGTTCGGCAATATGTTGTAAGGTGACTGAACAGTCACCGTTGGATCGGGTTGCAAGGTTTGGAAGGTTAATGCTCTGGCAGATACATTCCAATTACTTAAACTTCCCGTCAAACCTTTCGTGGTGCCCACTTCTTGACGAAACTGGCTAGTCACCGCACCAGCGATACTTTGTGAAAAGTCGGTGGGATATAAATTGTCAGAAACGCGAGCGACGTTGGCATAACCAGTCCACGCCCCTGCAATTGGAATGCCGCCCATCCCCAATAAAGCGCCACTGAAATTTTGTCTTTGTTGCCAGTCATACCGCCAACGATCCGTGCCGGTTTTGCGATCGTACGGGAGATAGTCGCCAGCTAAGGTGCCCGCATACTGTTGATCTAGGAATTGGTACTTCGCGCCCAACTGAACACCACGTTGACCCATCACACGAGGTAACAATAGTAAATCTCGGTTTGGTGCGATATTGGCATAGTAGGGCTGAGTGATATCGATACCGTTTCTGGAGCTATAGCCTGCAACAGGCGCCAAAATTCCGGATCGACGCTCCTTGGAGGTTGGTGCTGTGAAATAGGGAACATAGGCAATCGGCACGTCGAAAAATCGCATTACCCCATGAGTGCCAACCATCTCTTTTTGCTCGTTGTCGATTTCAAGCGTGCTAGCCGTGAAATACCAATCTAAGTTTTCTGGAGTGCAAGTTGTATAAGTGGCTTTATCGAAAACAAAAACATCTGCAGTTTGGATCGTTAATTTATTCGCAGTGCCACTAGCGCGATTATCTTTAAGCTCATAAGTGGGTGAATCCATTTCACCTTCACGTGCATCCACCTTAAATCGTGCCTTAGGCCCCTTAAAAGAAGCGTTGCCTTTAGATAGCTCCGTATTGCCAACTAAGTTTGCTACATCAGAGTCAGGGTCGTATTTAATTTCATCGGCTTTAAGAACCGCGCCATTACGGCGAATTTGTGCGCGACCTTTTAAACGCATCTCGCGATCGACTACTCCATCTATTGAATCGCTGGAGGTAAAAGTGAGCGCTTTACCGTCTTCGATTGGCTTACCAACACGCAACTGGTCGTCTAATTTCAAAATCGTAACGGCACCACGATCAGGTATCAAAATAGCATTTGCAGAATTGCTTAATGACTGCGAAGTGGGTGGCAATGGAGTGGGTGCCTGAGCTGCCCCAGGAAGCGCAAATTGTGACAACACTACCCCCAACATTAAGCGCAGGGTTGCAGTACAAAAAAGAAGGGCACAAGGGCCGGCACGAAGGCGATAATGACTCATAGATCCAGACCCGCTTATTATACGAATCGACCATGACCGACTCCCGCTTAGATACCCTCCGAAACTGGCTAACAGGCCTTGAAGCTAGCTGGCAATTAGATATGTCCACTTTAGCCCCTGCATCTGCAGATGCCAGCTTTCGTCGGTATTTTCGAATTCACTCCAAAAATCCCGATTTTGGCTCTTTGATCGTAATGGACGCCCCACCCCAATATGAGCCCCTAGACGCCTTTTTGAAGGTAGATTTATTGCTAGAGGAAGCAGGTTTGTATGTCCCCAAAATCTACGAGAAAAACATTGTCGAAGGATTTCTTCTGCTTGGTGATTTAGGCAATCAAACTTATTTGGCTGCCCTGAATTCAGAATCAGCAGATGGGCTCTATCAAGATGCAATTGATGCTTTAGTAAAAATGCAACTAGCTAGTCAATCCGATGTACTGCCCAACTACGATCAAGCACTACTTCAACGAGAATTAAATTTATTTCCAGAGTGGTACTTAGGAAAACATTTGCACTTGCCCCTAACAGTAGCGCAAGACTTGCAAATTCAGAATGCTTTTTCCCTCATCATAAAAAATAATTTAGCTCAAGCGAAGGTCTACGTACACCGCGACTTTCATTCACGCAATCTGATGGTGACTGAAAAAAATAATCCAGGCGTAATCGATTTTCAAGATGCAGTGTATGGACCCATTACCTATGATGCCGCTTCTTTATGGCGCGATGCCTATATTGCTTGGCCCGAAGAGCGTGTGATTGACTGGGTGATTAAATACTGGGAAGAGGGTCGCAAAGTAGGCCTGGCAATGCCAAATGATTTTGGCCAGTTTTATCGTGACTTTGAATGGATGGGCTTACAAAGACATCTCAAAGTGTTGGGCATCTTTGCAAG from Polynucleobacter sp. TUM22923 encodes:
- the pdxA gene encoding 4-hydroxythreonine-4-phosphate dehydrogenase PdxA, encoding MIQHPAPVNLVICSGEPAGVGPEVSIAAALAFLKEQSEVQITLLGDSSLFSNTAIPAEVSDRLHVQSNPLTVPVRLGQLDPANAQYVLDILDNATTACLEGRFDAMVTAPVHKSVINDGLPVGSSFFSGHTEYLANLCKQDHVVMMLCASLPTGFLGLHQSRDLRVALVTTHLPLKDVPAALSQDYILETIQIVDQDLRTRFGIAMPSIRVSGLNPHAGESGYLGHEEIDMIIPAIKAAQALGIQVSGPYPGDTMFDAGALETVDAFIAMYHDQGLAPFKFVSFGGGVNVTLGLPIIRTSVDHGTALDIAGQGIADSSSMLEALRLAYQLAHHSKNRNIST
- a CDS encoding lysophospholipid acyltransferase family protein codes for the protein MVVLRSTLFALFLLIFTPIWSVLCILVFPFLNPENRYRFIGLWNKVVIWILKPLCGISYEIRGMENMTAVLDQPVVVLSKHQSAYETIAYIALLPKQVCFVFKRELLWIPFFGWALALLKMIHINRASKESAALSVVGQGRKRLSEGKWILLFPEGTRTPTGSHQPYSKGGARLASATEALVIPIAHNAGRCWPKNSFMKQAGTVIFSIGPAIPSAGKTGGQLHQEVERWIEAEMRVIDPTAYP
- the lptD gene encoding LPS assembly protein LptD — encoded protein: MSHYRLRAGPCALLFCTATLRLMLGVVLSQFALPGAAQAPTPLPPTSQSLSNSANAILIPDRGAVTILKLDDQLRVGKPIEDGKALTFTSSDSIDGVVDREMRLKGRAQIRRNGAVLKADEIKYDPDSDVANLVGNTELSKGNASFKGPKARFKVDAREGEMDSPTYELKDNRASGTANKLTIQTADVFVFDKATYTTCTPENLDWYFTASTLEIDNEQKEMVGTHGVMRFFDVPIAYVPYFTAPTSKERRSGILAPVAGYSSRNGIDITQPYYANIAPNRDLLLLPRVMGQRGVQLGAKYQFLDQQYAGTLAGDYLPYDRKTGTDRWRYDWQQRQNFSGALLGMGGIPIAGAWTGYANVARVSDNLYPTDFSQSIAGAVTSQFRQEVGTTKGLTGSLSNWNVSARALTFQTLQPDPTVTVQSPYNILPNVNASYSNRLTPTVADASGKYLALPSGPVTTFSTDYTRFSYNVNSNLAAAPAGYLYSQADRTVIKGAMALPQITPGYYVTPKVSFQANNYAATSVTLGAPPPQGFAIPTLSLDSGLSFERDAAELKGFFGRDMLLTMEPRAYYVYTPYQSQAMTPLFDTSDAGFGVTQIFSENTFVGNDRIADNNKLTGGITSRMIEAGTGAERANVTLAQRQSFTPQKVGLNGNIINPSTYSDTLGSGSIRLLGNFSADMFGQYNTQLNKFVQTTVGGSWRPTPGRSLNFGYRNVWTPPTQSFGPTPATLAQTTTDQYNVSGQWPLTREVSVLGRWGYDALSTKTLNTLVALEWMRDCWTFRGAYSQVLNTSQITTTQVLFQIEFRGFGSAGSNPVDIMKLNIPGYLPTSKPIPPSIYENYQ
- a CDS encoding phosphotransferase, whose amino-acid sequence is MTDSRLDTLRNWLTGLEASWQLDMSTLAPASADASFRRYFRIHSKNPDFGSLIVMDAPPQYEPLDAFLKVDLLLEEAGLYVPKIYEKNIVEGFLLLGDLGNQTYLAALNSESADGLYQDAIDALVKMQLASQSDVLPNYDQALLQRELNLFPEWYLGKHLHLPLTVAQDLQIQNAFSLIIKNNLAQAKVYVHRDFHSRNLMVTEKNNPGVIDFQDAVYGPITYDAASLWRDAYIAWPEERVIDWVIKYWEEGRKVGLAMPNDFGQFYRDFEWMGLQRHLKVLGIFARLFHRDGKEAYLKDIPLVLEYAIATANRYIELKPLARILESTRRDPDA
- a CDS encoding peptidylprolyl isomerase, which translates into the protein MMHSTSFKQALAAILWLGASLLPQFALAQNSPKTAPTVESKIRNIDGVAAVVNTGFVTRKEIDDRIAALQKQGGKLPDAATLRKTVLERLIIEKIQLQNAEQEGVSVSNKELDKIIGDIAVKNKLSLAELKVKIVATGSTYERYRQMLRDDVILSRYREREVEAKVKISDAEIDNFITDRNRAVAGAGAGTGTGTTRSTPAGKGEPEEIDVAQIFIPADAAAGAGAQAEAKKKAESLLRDARGDVDFLQLGALAAKDNPKIKFQELGYRTPDRLPQLFYDAIRNTGSGQVANAVVKSPAGYHVLKVLDRRALVANAEPQQAAPQEGTPTTPQNIMVTQTMSRHILLRSREGLTDQDAERRLAGYRDQVRAKTADFGELAKKYSEDGSAANGGNLGWMGPGDLVPEFDQAMNRLQIGEVSNPVKTEFGWHLIQVLERREAQLTIEKQRQFARAAIRERKFDQAYQDWLRELRDTATVKIINADDPASSPR
- the rsmA gene encoding 16S rRNA (adenine(1518)-N(6)/adenine(1519)-N(6))-dimethyltransferase RsmA — encoded protein: MKHQARKRFGQNFLQDSGVIYSIVAAINPDANMHIMEIGPGLGALTRPLLSNLDHLDLLEIDRDLVAYWKQEDLKGLNVIEGDALQYDFLGWAKAKSADGVSCKVVGNLPYNISSPLLFHLVSAAHVIDEQVFMLQAEVVERMVSKAGGSEFSRLSVMLQARYDMELVLEVPPEAFDPQPKVNSAVVRMIPRQDFDLNDAQWRALEKVVAAAFSQRRKMLRTNLSSYADRITLSESELKARAQDISVERYVEWAKTLTA